A window of the Polaribacter sp. HaHaR_3_91 genome harbors these coding sequences:
- a CDS encoding SufE family protein, producing MTIKEIQEEIIDEFSMFDDWMERYEYIIELGKSLPIIEDTNKLDENLIKGCQSKVWLYSELEGDIIKFSADSDAILTKGIVALLLRVYSNQKPVDILGASTDFIDEIGLKEHLSPTRANGLVSMVKYIKMYAIAQQTKLGN from the coding sequence ATGACTATCAAAGAAATACAAGAAGAAATTATTGATGAGTTTTCTATGTTTGATGATTGGATGGAGCGCTATGAGTACATTATAGAGTTAGGTAAATCGTTACCAATTATTGAGGATACGAATAAATTAGATGAAAATTTAATAAAAGGTTGCCAGTCTAAAGTTTGGTTATATTCTGAATTAGAGGGAGATATTATTAAGTTTTCTGCGGATAGTGATGCTATATTAACCAAGGGTATTGTGGCATTGTTATTGAGGGTATATTCAAACCAAAAACCGGTAGATATTTTAGGGGCTTCTACAGATTTTATTGATGAAATCGGTTTAAAAGAACATTTATCACCAACAAGAGCAAATGGTTTAGTTTCTATGGTTAAGTACATAAAAATGTATGCCATTGCACAACAAACTAAATTAGGAAATTAA
- a CDS encoding carboxypeptidase-like regulatory domain-containing protein, whose product MNRKKISFLVLIIITISTTFSQEKISCKIVDATSGAPIVYATVMLKNINRGTHADLNGNFEIPIEQKNKGIIRISSIGYKTKEVKLSQLKTNSINVIYLSIANNQLNEIVIKSSKKKKRQLLGIQIVKQAVQNITENYPTEPHSYIGYYRDYQQPVGDSYQKNRQSKEEIKYLNVHEAIIESFDDGFNSDKLDSKKNQSLLYNYKTNKQFIQDPSLTVPYDNKKKKYSESVYITPLGGNELNILNLTNTIRNHDKMSFSFSNVFEKDFVKNHKFKVKQVIFSDNTPIYEISFTSIMETTNYDYAAFGTIYISKQDFAIHKLNYNLYYNNKKNPQYSVTIEYIPKKDKMYLNYITFNNFFEAYSGEYFKLIKTHYNPKQKSFKMYFNRLVALNSIHKRNFKIYYKNKRLKVLDIIPIEGSSRVFNVVIDEKSFNEEILKKENVNLIYSPFFKFDITNLKDLNGFEINKRPSLKINQYREFFVQETFEQKELPIQQSFIDKNSPLSKSLITPLELEHNYWLNTPLKSSKN is encoded by the coding sequence TTGAATCGAAAAAAAATCTCTTTTTTAGTTCTTATCATAATAACTATAAGCACAACTTTTTCTCAAGAAAAAATTTCTTGTAAAATAGTAGACGCTACTTCCGGAGCACCTATTGTTTATGCTACAGTTATGCTAAAAAATATAAATAGAGGTACACATGCAGACCTCAACGGAAATTTTGAAATACCAATAGAACAAAAAAATAAAGGAATAATTAGAATATCTTCTATCGGATATAAAACCAAAGAAGTAAAGCTCTCTCAATTAAAAACAAACAGTATTAATGTTATCTACTTATCAATAGCGAATAATCAACTCAATGAAATCGTTATTAAATCTTCAAAAAAGAAAAAAAGACAATTATTAGGCATTCAAATTGTTAAACAAGCTGTTCAAAATATTACAGAAAATTACCCAACAGAACCACATTCTTATATTGGTTATTATAGAGATTACCAACAACCTGTTGGTGATTCTTACCAAAAAAACAGACAATCTAAAGAAGAAATAAAATACTTAAATGTACATGAGGCAATAATAGAGTCTTTTGACGATGGTTTTAATAGTGATAAATTAGATAGTAAAAAAAATCAATCTTTATTATATAACTACAAAACAAATAAACAATTTATACAAGATCCTTCACTTACGGTTCCCTATGATAATAAAAAGAAAAAATATTCTGAAAGCGTATACATAACTCCTTTAGGAGGCAATGAGTTAAATATTTTAAATCTTACAAACACAATTAGAAACCATGATAAAATGTCATTTTCTTTTAGTAATGTTTTTGAAAAAGATTTTGTTAAAAACCATAAATTCAAAGTAAAACAAGTAATTTTTTCGGATAATACTCCAATCTATGAAATTTCATTTACCTCTATTATGGAAACAACAAATTATGATTATGCTGCATTTGGAACCATTTACATTTCTAAACAAGATTTTGCAATTCATAAACTCAATTATAACCTCTATTATAACAACAAGAAAAACCCACAATACTCAGTTACTATAGAATACATCCCTAAAAAGGATAAAATGTATTTAAATTACATCACTTTTAATAACTTCTTTGAAGCTTACAGCGGAGAATATTTTAAACTCATAAAAACCCATTACAATCCTAAACAAAAGAGTTTTAAAATGTATTTTAATAGATTGGTTGCACTTAACAGTATCCATAAAAGAAATTTTAAAATTTATTATAAAAATAAAAGATTAAAAGTTCTAGATATTATTCCTATTGAAGGAAGTTCGAGAGTATTTAATGTTGTTATTGACGAAAAGTCTTTTAATGAAGAAATCTTAAAAAAGGAAAATGTTAACCTAATTTATTCCCCTTTCTTTAAGTTCGATATTACAAATTTAAAAGACCTAAATGGTTTTGAGATTAACAAAAGACCTAGTTTAAAAATAAATCAATACAGAGAATTTTTTGTACAAGAAACTTTCGAACAGAAAGAACTCCCTATTCAGCAAAGTTTTATTGATAAAAATTCACCTTTATCAAAGTCATTAATAACACCTTTAGAATTAGAACACAACTATTGGTTAAATACTCCTTTAAAGTCTTCTAAAAACTAA
- a CDS encoding DUF2480 family protein: MQEEIINRVTNSKLKTFDLEEIYPEGKRVVFDVKDWLFQELILKEKDFRESVQNHDWSQYKNSFVAISCSVDAIIPSWAFMLVASELIPFANKVVIGDLELLETVLYQELISFLDLKEFINAPVIIKGCANKPIPDSAYVFLIEKLQPVARSIMFGEACSTVPLYKIKK, translated from the coding sequence ATGCAAGAAGAAATTATAAATAGGGTTACAAATAGTAAACTTAAAACCTTTGATTTAGAAGAAATCTATCCAGAAGGAAAAAGAGTGGTATTTGATGTAAAAGATTGGTTGTTTCAAGAGTTAATCTTAAAAGAAAAAGATTTCAGAGAATCGGTACAAAACCACGATTGGTCTCAATACAAAAATAGTTTTGTAGCTATTTCTTGTTCTGTAGATGCAATAATTCCTTCTTGGGCTTTTATGTTAGTTGCGTCAGAATTAATTCCGTTTGCAAATAAAGTGGTGATTGGGGATTTAGAATTGCTAGAAACAGTTCTTTATCAAGAATTAATTAGTTTTTTAGACCTTAAGGAATTTATAAATGCACCAGTTATTATAAAAGGGTGTGCAAATAAACCAATTCCAGATTCTGCATATGTCTTTTTAATAGAAAAATTACAACCTGTAGCAAGGTCTATTATGTTTGGAGAAGCTTGCTCAACAGTACCTTTATATAAAATTAAAAAATAA
- a CDS encoding amidophosphoribosyltransferase: protein MSDAIKHECGIALVRLKKPLQFYKDKYGSAFYGINKMYLLMEKQHNRGQDGAGFASVKFNVEPGTRYISRVRSNQPQPIQDVFAQINQRLNNVLEQNPDKKDDVAWQEENMPYVGNLFLGHVRYGTFGKNSIESVHPFLRQSNWKHKNLIVAGNFNMTNSNQILEELIELGQHPKEFTDTVTVMEKIGHFLEDEVGKLYQEAKKKGFNKRDASPYIEENLKLKKVLKRSSRNWDGGYAMAGLVGHGDAFVLRDPNGIRPTYFYEDEEVVVVASERPVIQTVFNVKIEDVQELERGHALIIKKSGVTSIKKIIEPRENKACSFERIYFSRGSDASIYKERKDLGKIVFPKILESINSDISNTVFSFIPNTAETSFYGMVEAAEDLLNQQKTAKILAGGTKLSAQKVTEILSERPRFEKIAIKDAKLRTFIADDSSRDDLVEHVYDITYGVVKPTDNLVIIDDSIVRGTTLKKSIIRILDRLKPKKIVVVSSAPQIRYPDCYGIDMAKIDDFIAFKAALELLKDTNQYNIVDAVYKKCKEQQGKADTEIVNHVKEIYSPFKAEEVSAKIAEMLKTVDIKAEVEVIYQSIEGLHKACPDNLGDWYFTGNYPTPGGRRVVNQAFINFYEGNDKRAY, encoded by the coding sequence ATGAGTGATGCTATTAAACATGAATGTGGAATTGCACTTGTTAGATTAAAGAAACCGTTACAATTTTATAAAGACAAATACGGATCTGCTTTTTACGGAATTAATAAAATGTATTTATTAATGGAAAAACAGCACAATCGCGGACAAGATGGTGCAGGTTTTGCCAGCGTAAAATTTAATGTAGAACCAGGTACAAGATATATTAGTAGGGTGCGTTCAAACCAACCGCAACCCATACAAGATGTTTTTGCTCAAATTAACCAACGTTTAAATAATGTTTTAGAACAAAATCCTGATAAAAAAGACGACGTTGCTTGGCAAGAAGAAAACATGCCTTATGTTGGAAACTTATTTTTAGGACACGTACGTTATGGTACATTTGGTAAAAATAGTATAGAAAGTGTACACCCTTTTTTACGCCAAAGTAACTGGAAACATAAAAACTTAATAGTTGCTGGTAACTTTAACATGACTAATTCTAATCAAATACTTGAAGAATTAATTGAGTTAGGTCAGCACCCTAAAGAATTTACAGACACCGTAACTGTAATGGAAAAAATTGGTCATTTCTTAGAAGATGAAGTTGGCAAATTATACCAAGAAGCAAAGAAAAAAGGATTTAATAAAAGAGATGCCTCACCTTATATCGAAGAAAATCTAAAACTAAAAAAAGTATTAAAAAGATCTTCTAGAAACTGGGATGGTGGTTATGCTATGGCAGGTTTAGTTGGTCATGGAGATGCTTTTGTTTTAAGAGATCCAAACGGTATTAGACCTACTTATTTTTATGAAGATGAAGAAGTTGTAGTTGTCGCTTCAGAAAGACCAGTTATTCAAACTGTTTTTAATGTTAAGATAGAAGACGTTCAAGAATTAGAAAGAGGACATGCTTTAATTATTAAGAAAAGTGGTGTAACTTCAATTAAGAAAATTATAGAGCCTAGAGAAAACAAAGCTTGTTCTTTTGAGCGTATCTATTTTTCTAGAGGAAGTGATGCTTCTATTTATAAAGAACGAAAAGATCTAGGAAAAATAGTGTTTCCAAAGATTTTAGAGTCTATTAATAGCGATATTTCTAACACCGTATTTTCTTTTATACCAAACACTGCAGAAACTTCTTTCTACGGAATGGTAGAAGCTGCTGAAGATTTATTAAACCAACAAAAAACAGCAAAAATTTTAGCTGGTGGAACAAAATTATCAGCACAAAAGGTTACAGAGATTTTATCTGAAAGACCTCGTTTTGAAAAAATAGCCATTAAGGATGCAAAATTAAGAACTTTTATTGCAGATGATAGCAGTAGAGATGATTTGGTAGAGCATGTTTATGATATTACATATGGTGTTGTAAAACCTACTGATAACCTTGTTATTATTGATGATAGTATTGTAAGGGGTACTACATTAAAGAAAAGTATTATTAGAATTTTAGATCGATTAAAACCTAAAAAAATAGTAGTAGTTTCTTCTGCTCCACAAATTAGATACCCAGATTGCTATGGTATTGATATGGCCAAAATTGATGATTTTATTGCTTTTAAAGCAGCTTTAGAATTGTTAAAAGATACAAATCAATATAATATTGTAGACGCTGTTTACAAAAAATGTAAAGAGCAGCAAGGTAAAGCAGATACTGAAATTGTAAATCACGTAAAAGAAATTTACAGTCCTTTTAAAGCTGAAGAAGTTTCTGCTAAAATTGCTGAAATGTTAAAAACAGTAGATATTAAGGCAGAAGTAGAAGTAATTTATCAATCTATAGAAGGCTTGCACAAAGCGTGTCCTGATAATCTTGGAGATTGGTACTTTACAGGAAACTACCCTACTCCTGGAGGACGTAGAGTTGTAAACCAAGCTTTTATTAATTTTTACGAAGGAAACGATAAAAGAGCGTATTAA
- a CDS encoding DUF59 domain-containing protein — translation MTDKELEVIGDKIVNVLKTIYDPEIPVDIYELGLIYDVFVSEDNNAKILMTLTSPNCPVAESLPVEIEDKVKTLEEIKSCEVEITFDPTWTQDMMSEEAKLELGML, via the coding sequence ATGACAGATAAAGAGTTAGAAGTAATAGGTGACAAAATTGTAAATGTTTTAAAAACAATTTATGATCCAGAAATTCCAGTAGATATTTACGAATTAGGTTTAATTTATGACGTTTTTGTATCTGAAGATAATAATGCAAAAATATTAATGACATTAACCTCACCTAATTGTCCGGTAGCAGAAAGTTTGCCTGTTGAGATTGAAGATAAAGTGAAAACTTTAGAGGAAATTAAAAGCTGTGAAGTAGAAATTACTTTCGATCCTACTTGGACACAAGATATGATGAGTGAAGAAGCAAAACTAGAACTGGGAATGCTATAA
- a CDS encoding DUF3078 domain-containing protein, with product MRRLLLLLLVLFSTSFYAQKKKKDTLPIPKWKINGKFGFVFNQSSFSNWVSGGENMIAGDINVNYDFNYKKNNVNWDTRILTAYGLSHLNTKGYRKTNDRFELNSLLGIKSGNNWFLSQFVNFKTQYSRGYNYKVEPAVPVSDFFSPAYLSLGPGMLWKKSDNSNINIAPATARLTMVSDLFSGQFGVEEGDNTNFSLGFNLSGYFKFTIMENVEMENIVALYSDYLDQPDNLDLENQTNIRFKVNNNIKMHMTFHAIVDDNASSKVQFRQLFGLGLNYKFHQKVTY from the coding sequence ATGAGAAGATTATTACTTCTTTTATTAGTTCTTTTTTCCACTTCTTTTTATGCACAAAAAAAGAAGAAAGATACTTTACCAATTCCTAAATGGAAAATTAATGGAAAGTTTGGTTTTGTTTTTAATCAATCTTCCTTTTCTAATTGGGTTTCAGGGGGAGAGAATATGATTGCAGGTGATATAAATGTAAATTATGATTTTAATTACAAGAAAAACAATGTTAACTGGGATACGAGAATTTTAACTGCGTATGGATTAAGCCATTTAAATACCAAAGGGTATCGTAAAACAAATGATCGATTTGAATTAAACTCTTTATTAGGTATAAAATCGGGAAATAATTGGTTTTTATCGCAATTTGTTAATTTTAAAACTCAATATTCTAGAGGTTATAATTATAAAGTAGAACCTGCGGTACCTGTTTCAGATTTTTTCTCACCGGCTTATTTGAGTTTAGGTCCTGGTATGTTATGGAAAAAGTCTGATAATTCAAATATAAACATAGCTCCGGCTACTGCTAGGTTAACAATGGTTAGCGATTTGTTTTCTGGTCAATTTGGGGTAGAAGAAGGAGATAATACCAATTTTAGTTTAGGTTTTAACCTCTCTGGATATTTTAAGTTTACGATAATGGAGAATGTAGAAATGGAAAACATTGTTGCACTCTACTCAGATTACTTAGATCAACCAGACAATTTAGACTTAGAAAACCAAACAAATATTCGTTTTAAAGTAAATAATAACATTAAAATGCACATGACTTTTCATGCTATCGTAGATGATAATGCGTCTAGTAAAGTGCAATTTAGACAATTATTTGGTTTGGGATTAAATTATAAATTTCATCAAAAAGTGACTTATTAA
- a CDS encoding PfkB family carbohydrate kinase, producing the protein MSKLLAVGTVAFDAIETPFGKTDKILGGSGTYVGLAASQFGVKTGVVSVVGGDFPASYLEMMNDKGINTDGIEVDKEGKTFFWSGKYHNDMNSRDTLITELNVLETFTPVVPENFKDAGIVMLGNLHPLTQASVLDQMTERPKLVVLDTMNFWMDIALDDLHTVLKRVDVVTINDEEARQLSGEYSLVNAAKKIHEMGPKYVVIKKGEHGALLFNEGNMFYAPALPLAEVFDPTGAGDTFAGGFCGYLAKTEDISFNNMKNAIIYGSNLASFCVEKFGTERMEVLTAEEVKKRLQAFKDLTQFDIKIS; encoded by the coding sequence ATGAGTAAATTATTAGCAGTTGGTACAGTAGCTTTTGATGCAATTGAAACCCCTTTTGGGAAAACTGACAAAATATTAGGTGGATCTGGAACCTATGTAGGTCTAGCTGCAAGTCAATTTGGAGTAAAAACAGGCGTTGTTTCTGTAGTTGGAGGAGATTTCCCTGCATCCTACTTAGAAATGATGAATGATAAAGGAATTAATACCGATGGAATTGAGGTAGATAAAGAAGGTAAAACTTTTTTCTGGAGTGGTAAATATCACAATGATATGAACTCTAGAGATACTTTAATTACAGAATTAAATGTATTAGAGACTTTTACACCTGTTGTACCAGAAAATTTTAAAGATGCAGGTATTGTAATGTTAGGGAATTTACACCCGTTAACACAAGCATCTGTATTAGATCAAATGACAGAAAGACCAAAATTAGTAGTTTTAGATACTATGAATTTTTGGATGGACATTGCTTTAGATGATTTACATACAGTTTTAAAACGTGTAGATGTAGTAACTATTAATGATGAAGAAGCGCGTCAATTATCTGGAGAATATTCTTTAGTAAATGCAGCTAAAAAGATTCATGAAATGGGACCTAAATATGTGGTGATCAAAAAAGGAGAACATGGTGCTTTATTATTTAATGAAGGAAATATGTTTTATGCACCTGCATTACCTTTAGCAGAAGTTTTTGATCCTACAGGAGCTGGAGATACATTTGCTGGTGGTTTTTGTGGTTATTTAGCAAAAACAGAAGACATTTCTTTTAACAACATGAAAAATGCAATTATCTACGGTTCTAACCTAGCATCTTTCTGTGTAGAAAAATTTGGTACAGAGCGCATGGAAGTACTTACTGCAGAAGAAGTTAAAAAGCGATTACAAGCTTTTAAAGATTTAACACAATTTGATATTAAAATATCTTAA
- a CDS encoding DUF3078 domain-containing protein, which produces MKKLSILFLLVLTSLSINGQTAEELKKEQAPKKAEIAKLQGEVKALQSKIDALPGWRKGAFGTIGGSFSGFNNWYSKSTPTATAGNIGITVNGFANLIKEDFFWRNSAAVNLGWVKLDEEGVAGDEDFEATTDVFTISSLYGKRLNKKWALSGLAEYRTTIIDNFNDPGYLDLGIGATWTPTNNLVVVIHPGNYNFVFSSGDTVFESSLGAKIVADYTQKYGKLSVKSNLSMFQSYDTSDLSNWTFTNSFGYTIWKGIGVGFELGLRQNKQEALNNALDNAVVPTATFDNIDNKLQSYYLLGLSYAF; this is translated from the coding sequence ATGAAGAAGTTATCAATTTTATTTTTATTGGTATTAACTAGTTTATCCATTAATGGACAAACAGCTGAAGAATTAAAAAAAGAACAAGCTCCTAAAAAAGCTGAAATTGCTAAGTTACAAGGAGAAGTAAAAGCTTTACAATCAAAAATCGATGCACTTCCAGGATGGAGAAAAGGTGCTTTTGGTACAATTGGAGGTAGTTTTTCTGGTTTTAATAACTGGTATTCTAAATCTACACCTACAGCAACTGCTGGTAATATAGGTATTACAGTAAATGGTTTTGCTAATTTAATTAAAGAAGATTTTTTCTGGAGAAACTCTGCTGCTGTTAATTTAGGTTGGGTAAAACTAGATGAAGAAGGAGTTGCTGGAGATGAAGATTTTGAAGCTACTACAGATGTATTTACAATTAGCTCTTTATATGGTAAGAGATTAAATAAAAAATGGGCACTTTCTGGTTTAGCAGAATATAGAACAACTATTATAGATAACTTTAACGACCCAGGATATTTAGATTTAGGTATTGGTGCTACATGGACACCTACAAATAATTTAGTGGTTGTTATACATCCAGGAAACTACAATTTTGTTTTTAGTAGTGGAGATACCGTTTTCGAATCTTCTTTAGGTGCTAAAATTGTAGCAGACTACACACAGAAATATGGTAAACTAAGTGTAAAGTCTAATTTATCTATGTTTCAAAGCTATGATACATCAGATTTATCTAACTGGACATTTACGAACTCTTTTGGGTATACAATTTGGAAAGGAATTGGAGTTGGTTTTGAGTTAGGTTTACGTCAAAATAAACAAGAAGCTTTAAACAATGCTTTAGATAATGCTGTTGTGCCTACAGCTACTTTTGACAATATAGATAACAAATTACAATCTTACTATTTACTTGGTCTTAGTTATGCTTTTTAA
- a CDS encoding zinc-dependent metalloprotease, with amino-acid sequence MTKRLLTKLLLVAFVFGFTTQTEAQFWKKKKDETPKETPKKKPEKGDIQPYGKVVTKDHKTDEGLFKVHTKGNSYLFEIPDSLLTREMLMVTRIAKTATGIGFGGGKTNTQVLRWERKNKQILLRIVSHDIVADTILPVHKAVVNSNLEPILFSFPIKAISKDSTATVIDATPLFTSDIKPLGFPGFYRKAFGVTRMDNDRSYIERVSSYPKNIETRHVKTYFASKAPSNSSLGSITLEMSNSMVLLPKVPMKRRYFDERVGWFARGQVDYGLDAQKSKTVKYLDRYRLEVKDEDIEKFKRGELVEPKKQIVYYVDSATPEEWVPYIIQGVNDWQVAFEAAGFKNAIVGKRAPTKEEDPEYSPEDVRYSVIRYLASPIPNANGPHVSDPRSGEILESDINWYHNVMTLLHNWFFVQTSAINPEARGNNFKTKTMGELIKFVSSHELGHTLGLPHNMGSSAAYPVDSLRSASFTKKYGTAPSIMDYARFNYVAQPEDKGVALMPNIGIYDKYSISWGYRPILDTDAKDEKPILDSWILKHAGDPMYRFGRQQRGVIDPSSQTEDLGDDAVKASNYGIKNLKRTLLKLEEWTSEEGENYDDMNAMYGELLTQFSRYMGHVSSNVGGIYENYKTTDQEGAVYTHVDKARQKESLAFVIDQLFETPTWMIDKDLFSKVQYTGAVDKIKSLQGRTLSGVLSTSRMARMIENETLNGSDAYTLVSMFSDLRKGIWTELYNGRSIDTYRRNLQKLHIDVLKSLLESSSANISDLKSVARGELKRLQRDAKSASNRGNTLTRYHLQDVVDRIDTILDPK; translated from the coding sequence ATGACAAAAAGATTACTTACTAAATTACTTTTAGTTGCTTTTGTTTTTGGTTTTACAACTCAAACAGAAGCCCAATTTTGGAAGAAAAAAAAGGACGAAACTCCTAAAGAAACTCCAAAAAAGAAACCCGAAAAGGGAGACATTCAGCCTTACGGAAAAGTGGTTACCAAAGACCATAAAACAGACGAAGGATTATTTAAAGTTCACACAAAAGGTAATTCTTATCTTTTCGAAATACCAGATTCTCTTTTAACAAGAGAAATGTTAATGGTAACAAGAATTGCAAAAACTGCAACCGGAATTGGTTTTGGTGGTGGAAAAACAAACACACAAGTATTACGTTGGGAAAGAAAGAACAAACAAATTCTATTAAGAATTGTTTCTCATGACATTGTTGCAGATACTATTTTACCGGTTCATAAAGCCGTTGTAAACTCTAACTTAGAGCCTATTCTATTTTCTTTTCCTATAAAAGCAATTAGTAAAGACTCTACAGCAACTGTTATAGATGCTACTCCTTTATTTACTTCAGATATAAAACCTTTAGGTTTTCCTGGTTTTTATAGAAAAGCGTTCGGTGTAACAAGAATGGATAATGACCGTTCATATATAGAAAGAGTTAGTAGTTACCCTAAAAACATAGAAACAAGACATGTAAAAACATATTTTGCAAGTAAAGCACCTTCTAATAGCTCTTTGGGGTCTATTACTTTAGAAATGAGTAACTCAATGGTTTTACTACCTAAAGTACCAATGAAACGTCGTTATTTTGATGAACGTGTAGGATGGTTTGCTAGAGGTCAAGTAGATTATGGTTTAGATGCTCAAAAAAGTAAAACAGTTAAATATTTAGATAGATATCGTTTAGAAGTAAAAGATGAAGATATCGAAAAATTTAAAAGAGGAGAATTAGTAGAGCCTAAAAAACAAATTGTTTATTATGTAGATAGCGCAACTCCAGAAGAATGGGTTCCTTATATTATACAAGGTGTAAATGATTGGCAAGTTGCTTTTGAAGCAGCAGGTTTTAAAAACGCTATTGTTGGTAAAAGAGCACCAACCAAAGAAGAAGACCCAGAATATAGTCCAGAAGATGTTCGTTATTCTGTAATTAGATATTTAGCATCACCAATTCCTAATGCGAACGGACCTCACGTAAGTGACCCAAGATCTGGAGAAATCTTAGAATCTGATATCAACTGGTATCATAATGTAATGACTTTATTACACAATTGGTTCTTTGTGCAAACTTCTGCAATTAACCCAGAAGCAAGAGGTAACAATTTCAAGACAAAAACTATGGGAGAATTAATCAAGTTTGTATCTTCTCATGAGTTAGGTCACACTTTAGGTTTACCTCATAACATGGGGAGTTCTGCTGCATATCCTGTAGATTCTTTACGTTCTGCTTCATTCACAAAAAAATACGGAACAGCACCTTCTATTATGGATTATGCTCGTTTTAACTATGTTGCACAACCAGAAGACAAAGGCGTTGCTTTAATGCCAAATATTGGTATTTATGACAAATATTCTATCTCTTGGGGATACAGACCTATTTTAGATACAGATGCTAAAGATGAAAAACCTATTCTTGATTCTTGGATTTTAAAACATGCTGGAGACCCAATGTACCGTTTTGGTCGCCAACAACGTGGTGTTATAGACCCAAGTTCTCAAACAGAAGACTTAGGTGACGATGCTGTAAAAGCAAGTAACTACGGAATTAAAAATTTAAAGAGAACTCTACTTAAATTAGAAGAGTGGACTAGCGAAGAAGGTGAAAACTATGATGATATGAATGCTATGTACGGTGAATTACTTACACAATTCTCTAGGTATATGGGACACGTTTCTTCTAACGTTGGTGGTATTTATGAAAACTATAAAACAACAGACCAAGAAGGAGCAGTTTATACTCATGTAGATAAAGCACGCCAAAAAGAATCTTTAGCATTTGTAATAGATCAATTATTTGAAACACCAACTTGGATGATAGATAAAGATCTTTTTTCTAAAGTACAATATACCGGTGCAGTAGATAAAATTAAATCTTTACAAGGAAGAACTTTAAGCGGGGTTTTAAGTACATCTAGAATGGCACGTATGATTGAGAACGAAACTTTAAACGGCTCTGATGCGTATACTTTAGTTTCTATGTTTTCTGATTTAAGAAAAGGTATCTGGACAGAACTTTATAATGGTAGAAGTATTGACACGTACAGAAGAAATTTACAAAAATTGCATATTGATGTTTTAAAATCTTTATTAGAATCTTCTTCTGCAAATATTTCTGATTTAAAATCTGTAGCAAGAGGTGAATTAAAACGTTTACAACGTGATGCAAAATCTGCTTCTAACAGAGGAAACACTTTAACTCGTTACCACTTACAGGATGTTGTAGATAGAATTGATACTATTTTAGATCCTAAATAA